The following proteins come from a genomic window of Kocuria palustris:
- a CDS encoding carbonic anhydrase, which produces MTAATRTDAQTAPEQPSPAPAVEETLEAASPSAEQPTTTATAPAAAAAQLTPRQAWEKLQAGNLRFVEGTSQHPNQNASRRESLTQSQNPFATIFGCSDSRLAAEIIFDLGLGDTFVVRTAGQVIDDAVIGTLEYSVEVLNVPLIVILGHDSCGAVTATRESVRSGEMPRGFQRSLVERIMPAVLDSQRAGRDSVDEIVEANVEMVAHRILDQSRSIASAVSMGRVAIVGMCYSLKHGRAELTFGHGSWLDVPEHGGVEHQG; this is translated from the coding sequence ATGACCGCCGCAACGCGCACGGACGCGCAGACCGCCCCCGAGCAGCCGTCACCCGCACCTGCCGTCGAGGAGACCCTCGAGGCCGCCTCCCCGTCGGCCGAGCAGCCGACGACGACGGCGACCGCGCCTGCTGCCGCCGCAGCGCAGCTGACCCCTCGCCAGGCCTGGGAGAAGCTGCAGGCCGGCAACCTCCGGTTCGTGGAGGGCACCTCGCAGCACCCGAACCAGAACGCCTCGCGGCGCGAGTCCCTGACGCAGTCGCAGAACCCGTTCGCCACGATCTTCGGCTGCTCGGACTCCCGCCTGGCCGCAGAGATCATCTTCGACCTGGGCCTGGGCGACACCTTCGTGGTCCGCACCGCCGGGCAGGTCATCGACGACGCCGTGATCGGAACTCTCGAGTACTCGGTCGAGGTGCTCAACGTCCCGCTGATCGTGATCCTCGGCCACGACAGCTGCGGAGCCGTCACGGCCACGCGCGAGTCGGTGCGCAGCGGCGAGATGCCGCGCGGCTTCCAGCGCTCGCTCGTCGAGCGCATCATGCCGGCCGTCCTCGACAGCCAGCGCGCGGGCCGGGACTCGGTCGACGAGATCGTGGAGGCCAACGTCGAGATGGTGGCCCACCGCATCCTCGATCAGTCCCGCTCGATCGCCTCCGCCGTGTCCATGGGCCGGGTCGCGATCGTGGGCATGTGCTACAGCCTGAAGCACGGCCGCGCCGAGCTCACCTTCGGCCACGGCTCGTGGCTGGACGTCCCCGAGCACGGCGGCGTCGAGCACCAGGGCTGA